The following are encoded in a window of Sphaerisporangium siamense genomic DNA:
- a CDS encoding STAS domain-containing protein has protein sequence MAYPTRQTGLEIHQRRQGTCTVVEVAGELDMNAVPRLRAELDVALKARRPPRMVLDLSATAFCDSLGLGLLVSTLNRVRETGGALALVVAPGMISRLLTITNLDRHFATFDTADDAVRGLEAA, from the coding sequence ATGGCGTATCCGACGCGCCAGACAGGACTGGAGATACACCAGAGGCGCCAGGGAACGTGCACGGTGGTCGAGGTCGCGGGCGAGCTCGACATGAACGCCGTCCCGCGGTTGCGCGCCGAACTGGACGTGGCGTTGAAGGCCAGGAGGCCGCCGCGCATGGTGCTGGACCTGTCGGCGACGGCGTTCTGCGACTCGCTCGGCCTCGGCCTGCTGGTGAGCACGCTGAACCGGGTTCGCGAGACAGGGGGCGCGCTGGCCCTGGTGGTGGCACCGGGAATGATCTCAAGGCTGTTGACGATCACGAATCTGGACCGGCACTTCGCCACGTTCGACACGGCGGACGACGCGGTCAGGGGGCTTGAGGCCGCCTGA